From the Brevibacillus choshinensis genome, one window contains:
- a CDS encoding NADP-dependent oxidoreductase gives MTTIQNRQILLAKRPAGMPTEENFSFVETAVPKLQAGQLLVNTLYLSVDPYMRGRMNDRKTYVPPYALNEMITGGVVGQVEESLAEGFVPGDIVLGNFGWALYNVAAAASVKKVNPDLAPISTALGVLGMPGLTAYYGLLDIGQPKEGETVVVSGAAGAVGMLVGQIAKIKGARAVGIAGSDEKINYLVEELGFDAAVNYKKGDLRQQLKEACPSGVDIYFDNVGGTVSDAVLSLINKGTRIPLCGRISLYNLEQADIGPRIQTQLLINSALMQGFIVSNYAEQAEEGLNQMAQWLKEGKINYTETITEGFDNIPKAFLGLFCGENTGKQLIKIADPAR, from the coding sequence ATGACAACCATCCAAAACCGGCAAATCTTGCTGGCAAAGCGTCCGGCAGGAATGCCAACGGAAGAGAATTTTTCGTTCGTGGAAACGGCTGTGCCCAAGCTGCAAGCAGGTCAGCTTTTGGTCAACACGCTCTATCTGTCTGTCGATCCCTATATGCGTGGCCGAATGAACGACCGCAAAACGTACGTCCCTCCTTATGCGCTCAACGAGATGATTACGGGGGGCGTCGTAGGCCAGGTTGAAGAGTCGCTGGCAGAAGGTTTTGTACCAGGTGATATCGTGCTAGGCAACTTTGGCTGGGCACTCTACAATGTGGCAGCCGCTGCCTCCGTGAAAAAAGTAAATCCTGATCTGGCACCGATCAGTACGGCTCTCGGCGTATTGGGTATGCCAGGCTTGACCGCCTATTACGGATTGCTGGATATCGGCCAGCCCAAAGAAGGCGAAACGGTGGTTGTCTCTGGTGCGGCAGGGGCTGTCGGAATGCTTGTCGGTCAAATCGCCAAAATTAAAGGCGCCCGTGCCGTCGGTATCGCAGGCTCGGATGAGAAAATCAATTATCTGGTCGAAGAGCTTGGCTTTGATGCTGCGGTGAACTACAAAAAAGGGGATCTGCGGCAACAGTTGAAAGAGGCGTGCCCGAGTGGAGTGGATATCTATTTCGACAATGTCGGCGGAACGGTTTCCGATGCTGTGCTCAGCCTGATCAACAAAGGCACGCGCATCCCGCTTTGCGGTCGGATCTCCCTGTACAATCTGGAACAGGCTGACATCGGCCCGCGCATCCAAACCCAACTGCTTATCAACAGCGCTCTGATGCAAGGCTTCATCGTCAGCAACTATGCAGAGCAAGCAGAAGAAGGCTTAAACCAGATGGCACAGTGGCTAAAAGAAGGAAAAATCAACTACACCGAAACTATCACCGAGGGCTTTGACAACATCCCCAAAGCATTCCTCGGACTCTTCTGTGGCGAAAACACCGGAAAGCAACTGATCAAAATCGCAGATCCTGCCCGTTAA
- a CDS encoding ABC transporter substrate-binding protein — protein MKKTVGFYKRFFLLTSVTLMLVMAGCGQSTQPVGDQSGTQTGTQTSNQTASQENSQPKQGGRLIVGTGADLTKLDLHTSTVLSDRIPLLHVQEMLVTIDENMKVIPMLAKEWKEAQDGKTVTFSLRRGVMFHNGKELKAGDVKYSLERFMKEAPRKGEFSMVQSIETPDDYTVVFHLNGSSNVFIGSLVNPFNPAVIIPIGLADDQGGKITNPIGTGPFQFVKWEQGKQLVLKRFDGYKAAEGTASGFGGEKKAYVDEVVFKTISDPTVRMTALETGEIDLALDVLPKDVKYLEGKNNLVVAKKPSLSWGMLQFGMKKPPFDNPKIREAVAYAINKQEIVDVATWGLGEVAPSPVFPNTEWFSETHANDYKQDIEKAKMLVKEAGYKGEPIKIATSKAYDHHEKTAMVLQKQLKEIGLNVEVESFEWASFISGPWTTGDYHLLNGHISPRPDPNQIYYSYLHSSSSYNGYKNPEMDRLLDQGISTIDTPKRKEVYNQVQELLHKDLSFMSLYYYPVIEGYQSRVKGYTAWSAGYPRLWNVWLER, from the coding sequence ATGAAAAAAACGGTAGGGTTTTACAAGAGGTTTTTTCTTTTAACAAGCGTCACTCTCATGCTTGTTATGGCAGGATGTGGACAGTCGACTCAACCTGTTGGCGACCAGTCCGGTACTCAAACCGGAACACAAACCAGTAATCAGACAGCATCTCAGGAGAATTCCCAACCAAAGCAAGGGGGGAGACTCATAGTCGGTACGGGCGCTGATTTGACAAAACTGGATTTACATACTTCCACAGTTTTGTCGGATCGCATTCCACTTTTGCATGTACAGGAAATGCTGGTGACGATTGATGAAAATATGAAAGTGATTCCGATGCTGGCCAAAGAGTGGAAAGAGGCTCAGGATGGAAAAACAGTAACCTTTAGCCTGCGTAGAGGTGTAATGTTCCACAACGGAAAAGAGCTGAAGGCGGGAGACGTGAAATATTCGCTTGAGAGGTTCATGAAAGAAGCTCCTCGTAAGGGTGAATTTTCCATGGTTCAATCGATTGAGACTCCCGACGATTATACGGTTGTGTTTCATCTAAACGGCTCATCCAATGTATTTATAGGATCGCTAGTGAATCCGTTTAACCCGGCTGTCATCATTCCAATAGGTTTGGCGGATGATCAAGGGGGCAAAATCACCAATCCGATCGGGACCGGTCCGTTTCAATTCGTCAAATGGGAGCAGGGAAAACAGTTGGTGTTAAAGCGCTTTGATGGATACAAGGCTGCGGAAGGAACCGCTTCCGGTTTTGGAGGCGAAAAGAAGGCTTATGTGGACGAAGTCGTCTTCAAAACTATCTCCGATCCGACCGTTCGCATGACGGCACTGGAAACAGGCGAAATTGATCTGGCTCTCGATGTTCTTCCGAAGGATGTGAAGTATCTAGAAGGCAAAAACAATCTTGTCGTTGCCAAAAAGCCTTCCTTGAGCTGGGGAATGCTGCAGTTCGGGATGAAAAAGCCTCCGTTTGATAATCCGAAAATACGTGAAGCGGTTGCATATGCGATCAACAAGCAGGAAATCGTCGATGTAGCGACCTGGGGGTTGGGTGAAGTGGCGCCGTCACCGGTATTCCCCAATACCGAGTGGTTTTCTGAGACGCACGCCAACGATTACAAGCAGGATATCGAAAAGGCCAAGATGCTTGTAAAGGAAGCGGGCTACAAGGGTGAACCAATCAAAATTGCGACAAGCAAAGCTTACGATCATCATGAAAAAACGGCGATGGTACTCCAAAAACAATTAAAAGAGATCGGATTGAATGTTGAAGTTGAATCATTTGAATGGGCATCGTTCATCTCCGGACCGTGGACCACAGGGGATTATCACTTGTTGAACGGGCATATTAGTCCACGCCCCGATCCAAATCAAATCTACTATTCCTATTTGCATAGCAGCTCGAGCTACAATGGTTACAAGAATCCTGAAATGGATCGATTGCTCGATCAGGGAATTTCGACCATAGATACACCAAAACGAAAAGAGGTATATAACCAAGTACAAGAACTTCTCCACAAAGATTTATCTTTCATGTCCCTCTACTATTATCCCGTCATCGAAGGGTATCAATCACGTGTCAAAGGGTACACAGCATGGAGTGCAGGGTACCCCAGACTATGGAATGTATGGCTAGAACGATAG
- a CDS encoding ABC transporter permease has translation MAAYVLRRLLALIPVLFVVSVTVFILIHLIPGDPAAVMLGSQATPEQLLQLQQKLGLNEPLPSQFYHWITNVLQGNMGQSLVSDKDVNTLIAERMPATLALTLYSLVVSLLLAIPLGIIAAVKHSSSWDYSAMIIALIGISIPNFWAALILIIVFALHLGWFPATGYVEFTENVWLHLKHLTLPAISLGFIQAGVVTRMTRSSMLEVLRQDYIRTIRAKGGSEPVIILKHALKNAMIPILTIVGLNFGLLLGGTVVVETIFSIPGIGSLVVNSVFNRDYPVIQGVILYIAFIYVIINLAVDLLYAYFDPKIDYSKG, from the coding sequence ATGGCCGCATATGTGTTGAGAAGATTGTTAGCGCTGATTCCTGTTTTATTCGTAGTTTCTGTAACTGTATTTATTCTGATTCATCTCATTCCAGGGGACCCTGCTGCAGTTATGCTGGGTTCCCAGGCAACTCCCGAGCAACTGTTGCAACTGCAGCAGAAGTTGGGCCTGAACGAACCGCTTCCCTCTCAGTTTTATCATTGGATCACCAATGTGCTACAGGGGAATATGGGACAGTCGCTTGTTTCCGACAAAGACGTAAACACACTGATTGCCGAAAGGATGCCAGCTACGTTGGCGTTGACGCTGTATTCACTGGTTGTTTCATTGCTGCTAGCAATTCCGCTGGGTATCATCGCCGCTGTGAAACACAGTAGTTCATGGGACTATTCAGCCATGATCATCGCACTGATCGGCATTTCCATTCCGAATTTTTGGGCGGCGCTAATCCTGATCATCGTTTTTGCCCTGCATCTCGGTTGGTTTCCAGCTACGGGGTACGTGGAGTTTACCGAAAATGTGTGGTTACATCTCAAACATCTGACACTGCCAGCGATTTCGCTTGGATTTATTCAGGCAGGGGTCGTAACGCGAATGACGCGTTCTAGCATGTTGGAGGTGCTCCGGCAGGATTATATCCGTACCATCCGGGCTAAAGGCGGTTCGGAACCTGTTATCATCCTTAAGCATGCTCTGAAAAATGCTATGATCCCGATCCTTACGATCGTCGGGCTAAATTTTGGATTGTTGCTTGGTGGGACAGTTGTGGTAGAGACGATATTCAGCATCCCCGGTATAGGCAGTCTTGTGGTTAATTCCGTGTTCAACCGGGACTATCCGGTGATCCAGGGAGTTATTCTCTACATCGCCTTCATCTATGTCATCATTAATTTGGCGGTTGATTTGTTGTATGCCTATTTCGACCCGAAAATTGATTACAGCAAAGGGTGA
- a CDS encoding transporter substrate-binding domain-containing protein, with translation MEKSVGILVTLLLSTLLLATGCGQPGSNSNEGPQTTNGNASGQDSASSITKEEGVLTFASSGEYQPFSYFKDGQLTGFDIEIGEEIAKRLGLKANAVTSPFSGIIAGVQQGRYDAAIASHVITEDRKQKIDFSDSYYLSGGQLFIRPDSNITKLEELKGKEVAVALGTTHEKIARQYTENIKTYDSDVTALRALEQGKHDVVITDNIVGELAISQRGLKIRKSGAALTEEQHGIAVRKGNTELLNKINDALKRMHEDGTYEKLSEKYFKRDISKKE, from the coding sequence ATGGAAAAATCCGTAGGTATACTAGTGACTTTACTGCTTTCTACGTTACTTTTGGCGACAGGTTGTGGCCAACCCGGTTCCAATTCCAACGAAGGACCGCAGACAACAAACGGTAATGCAAGCGGACAAGATTCCGCTTCTAGCATTACAAAGGAGGAGGGCGTGCTTACATTCGCTTCTTCCGGTGAGTATCAACCGTTCAGTTATTTTAAAGATGGTCAATTGACTGGGTTTGATATCGAGATTGGAGAAGAGATAGCCAAACGGCTGGGACTGAAAGCAAATGCTGTAACCTCACCGTTCTCTGGCATCATCGCTGGGGTGCAACAAGGTCGGTATGATGCCGCTATCGCCAGCCACGTCATCACCGAAGATCGAAAACAAAAAATCGACTTCTCTGATTCCTACTATCTTTCAGGCGGACAACTGTTCATCCGTCCTGACAGCAATATTACGAAACTGGAAGAGCTAAAAGGGAAAGAGGTGGCGGTTGCTCTCGGAACCACACACGAAAAAATAGCACGTCAATACACCGAGAACATAAAAACCTACGACAGTGACGTTACTGCTCTACGCGCACTGGAGCAAGGGAAACATGACGTGGTCATCACTGACAACATTGTTGGGGAACTTGCCATTAGTCAAAGGGGCCTGAAAATTAGGAAGAGCGGTGCTGCTCTGACAGAGGAACAGCATGGTATTGCAGTTCGAAAGGGTAACACAGAACTATTGAACAAGATTAACGACGCTCTGAAAAGAATGCATGAAGATGGAACTTATGAGAAATTGAGCGAGAAATACTTCAAACGCGACATTAGCAAAAAAGAGTAG
- a CDS encoding aspartate aminotransferase family protein, with protein sequence MIREVINAEREFSIRTPKSMEKYQAARRVMPGGDTRSTVYFSPYPITVSNGSGPEFQDIDGNHYLDFLNNYTATIHGHAHSKVVEKVNQALSSGTSYASVIEEQISLAEILCARVPGIEQIRFCNSGTEATMFAIRVARAFTNRAGIIKMEGGYHGTHETAQIELFNTQQAPVSMGIPVRVAQDVYAVPFNDLEAMEQLLIQRAKEIAAILVEPVMGAAGVIPPLSGYLAGLRELANRYDVLLIFDEVQTLRLSTGGAQSKYHVTPDLTALGKIIGGGFPVGAFGGRADIMSLFDPANLNHLSHGGTFNGNRITMAAGITSMELLDQQAIDHLETLAKKLQMQMQEAIHRLFVPASVTRSGSLLNVHFTEQPPINYASTHRSRKDFTQLFHIELLNRGIYTAPRGMWNLSTVMTDFHIDQAVKAFSDSMQVIAKCIE encoded by the coding sequence ATGATTCGGGAAGTTATCAATGCTGAACGAGAATTTTCTATTCGAACCCCAAAGTCAATGGAGAAATACCAGGCTGCTCGACGAGTCATGCCTGGTGGTGACACACGCTCTACTGTTTATTTTAGTCCATATCCAATCACCGTAAGTAATGGGAGTGGACCGGAATTTCAGGACATCGACGGGAATCATTACTTGGATTTTTTGAATAATTACACGGCAACGATTCACGGACATGCACATTCGAAGGTTGTAGAGAAAGTGAATCAGGCTTTGAGCTCAGGGACTTCCTATGCCAGTGTCATTGAGGAACAGATCTCTCTCGCCGAAATATTGTGCGCAAGGGTACCAGGAATCGAGCAGATTCGTTTTTGTAACTCCGGTACTGAAGCGACGATGTTTGCAATACGCGTGGCCCGTGCTTTTACGAATCGGGCTGGGATCATCAAAATGGAGGGGGGCTATCACGGAACTCATGAAACCGCGCAAATAGAGCTATTCAATACGCAGCAGGCTCCCGTCTCGATGGGGATTCCCGTGCGAGTGGCACAGGATGTTTATGCCGTACCATTCAATGATCTCGAGGCGATGGAACAGCTTCTGATTCAACGGGCTAAAGAAATCGCGGCTATTCTGGTGGAACCTGTGATGGGGGCAGCCGGTGTAATTCCTCCACTATCAGGATATTTAGCAGGCCTACGGGAACTGGCTAATAGGTATGACGTCCTCCTGATATTTGACGAAGTGCAGACTTTGCGCTTGAGCACAGGTGGGGCTCAAAGCAAGTATCACGTTACTCCAGATTTGACCGCATTGGGGAAGATTATCGGTGGAGGCTTTCCCGTAGGGGCGTTTGGGGGAAGAGCAGACATTATGTCTCTATTTGATCCAGCGAATTTGAACCATCTTTCACACGGTGGCACATTCAACGGGAACAGGATTACGATGGCCGCAGGGATTACTTCGATGGAGCTACTGGATCAGCAAGCGATTGACCATTTGGAAACATTGGCGAAGAAATTGCAGATGCAGATGCAAGAGGCAATCCATCGACTTTTTGTCCCTGCGTCTGTTACACGCTCCGGCTCACTGCTAAATGTGCATTTTACAGAACAACCGCCAATCAACTACGCGTCTACTCATCGTTCGCGTAAAGACTTCACGCAGTTATTTCATATAGAGTTGCTGAATCGCGGTATCTATACTGCACCAAGAGGGATGTGGAATCTGTCAACAGTTATGACTGATTTCCATATCGACCAGGCTGTGAAGGCATTTTCCGACTCCATGCAAGTAATTGCAAAATGTATTGAATAA
- a CDS encoding PucR family transcriptional regulator: MGITIQEALQLPIMKKAKLVAGKEGIRNTIKWVTIVEVLVPDDIDRLQEGELLITTGFGVMESDEKREVFHLLLSMKKLSGIALYTGFRLPEVPESFIEIANKHDMPLLEISPEINFSMITKEILEQIVNSQMKLLEYSHSIHEKFTRLVLCSQGLLPITQTLSRLIQGSVIVINDLSEIAQHCLIHHTLSVSGAECITIREDVIRLQELLSRCTLRSNESFVSHKQDYVIHIQPIVASQDHYGFIVSMKESEKWEKLDSIAIEHAATVYAIEILKLKAVQETRIRLQGDYLEELLNESFINQSQAFKRGKTLGLDLTLKHAVIRFQFASIQRATIAVQLFDQLMKLKNRQTVIKKKQDTLIVLAEVKNDKFNSNKQDSLQLAQAIHDKWERLFPQDVIKIGIGRVYSDLQELPKSAREAEYSIHFSDLLLESKTMVHYDDLGHYHILIQMVEAGMDLRDFYENLLGPLFSLQGDALLRTLEVYLHHKNMQIAADEIFVHRQTLRYRLTQIEKLTSLDLKSPDDQMKLQLAIMAYKLDRLKNPTKFEKLHKS; encoded by the coding sequence ATGGGGATCACCATCCAGGAAGCGCTACAGTTGCCGATCATGAAAAAAGCAAAACTCGTGGCTGGAAAGGAAGGCATACGAAATACAATCAAATGGGTAACCATTGTTGAAGTTCTTGTTCCGGACGACATCGACCGTCTCCAGGAAGGAGAATTACTCATTACGACTGGCTTTGGTGTTATGGAATCGGACGAGAAACGCGAGGTCTTTCACTTGTTATTATCGATGAAAAAACTGTCGGGCATCGCATTATATACTGGGTTCCGTCTGCCAGAGGTTCCTGAATCGTTTATTGAAATCGCCAATAAACATGACATGCCACTTTTAGAAATTTCTCCTGAGATTAATTTCTCGATGATCACAAAAGAAATATTGGAGCAAATTGTAAACAGTCAGATGAAACTGCTCGAGTATTCCCATAGCATCCACGAAAAGTTTACCCGGCTCGTCCTATGTAGTCAGGGGCTGCTCCCCATCACGCAAACTCTGTCCAGATTGATCCAAGGTAGTGTTATCGTCATCAATGATTTATCCGAGATTGCGCAGCATTGCCTCATTCATCACACGTTGAGCGTATCAGGGGCGGAGTGCATAACAATCAGAGAAGACGTCATTCGTTTGCAAGAGCTTTTGAGCAGGTGCACGCTTAGATCCAATGAGAGTTTTGTATCGCATAAACAAGATTATGTCATTCACATCCAACCGATTGTCGCGAGTCAGGATCACTATGGATTTATCGTTTCAATGAAAGAAAGTGAAAAGTGGGAAAAGCTTGACAGCATTGCAATTGAGCATGCTGCTACCGTCTATGCAATTGAAATCTTAAAGCTAAAGGCGGTACAAGAAACTCGAATCCGACTGCAAGGGGATTATCTAGAAGAGCTCTTAAACGAAAGCTTTATTAATCAATCGCAAGCGTTTAAACGGGGGAAAACACTCGGTTTAGACCTGACTTTAAAACATGCGGTTATTCGTTTTCAATTTGCTTCAATCCAGAGGGCAACCATTGCTGTCCAATTATTCGATCAATTGATGAAACTAAAAAATAGGCAAACTGTAATAAAGAAAAAACAAGATACATTGATTGTGTTAGCAGAAGTAAAGAATGACAAATTCAATTCCAACAAACAGGACAGTTTACAATTGGCCCAAGCGATACATGATAAATGGGAACGTTTATTCCCTCAAGATGTGATAAAGATTGGGATTGGCCGAGTCTATTCCGATTTGCAGGAATTGCCCAAAAGTGCCCGAGAGGCGGAATATTCCATTCATTTTTCGGACTTGCTCCTTGAATCCAAAACAATGGTTCACTACGACGATTTAGGGCATTATCACATATTGATACAGATGGTAGAAGCAGGCATGGACCTTCGTGATTTCTATGAAAATCTTCTTGGTCCGTTATTCAGTCTTCAAGGGGACGCTCTACTTCGTACGTTGGAAGTCTATCTGCATCACAAGAACATGCAGATCGCCGCAGATGAAATTTTTGTCCATCGTCAAACCTTGAGATACAGATTGACGCAAATCGAAAAGCTTACCAGCCTTGACCTAAAATCACCGGACGATCAGATGAAGCTGCAGCTAGCAATAATGGCTTATAAATTAGATCGTTTGAAGAATCCAACAAAGTTTGAAAAACTCCATAAATCTTGA